ATCCGCGCTCAGACGGGATCCGGCCGAGGTCGGGGTTCGGGTGCGATGCGGACGAGGAGCCCGGAGGCCGTGTCGCCGCGCAGGGCGAGCGCCTCGTCGTGGACCAGGAGGCAGTCCCCGGATCCGGCCTGCACCGCGCCGGCGCGCACGAGGCCGGAGCGGACGAACAGTGCGGTGACCTCGCGGGGGTCGGTCACGGGGTGGGCGCCGGGCGGGATCGGGGACACGCTCGCGGTCGCGGCCCCGCGTTCGATCATCACGTTGAACGCGGAGGTCGCGCCGAGGGGGAGGCAGTGGGGTGCGTCCTCCCCGGCGAACGGATGCGGTTGCCAGGGGCGCACCGTCCGCGGGCCGTCGCCGAAGTCGAGGTCGACGTCGTGCTCGCCGACGACGGTGAAGATGCGGTCCACGCCGGGGAAGGCGGAGAATCCGCTCGGCGCCGACCCCAGATCGGCGAGACTGA
This region of Rhodococcus sp. Z13 genomic DNA includes:
- a CDS encoding HutD family protein, with the translated sequence MTVQVVRAGERRRVPWRNGAGTTEEIATGDLLRTDRPRWRLSLADLGSAPSGFSAFPGVDRIFTVVGEHDVDLDFGDGPRTVRPWQPHPFAGEDAPHCLPLGATSAFNVMIERGAATASVSPIPPGAHPVTDPREVTALFVRSGLVRAGAVQAGSGDCLLVHDEALALRGDTASGLLVRIAPEPRPRPDPV